A single genomic interval of Microbulbifer variabilis harbors:
- a CDS encoding TonB-dependent receptor — MKPSIFRRMCLSAAIISAIGSTHISYAQETAAAIRGSITGSAGEAISDAKITVVHTPSNSRRVAEVGESGQFNLSGLRVGGPYIVKIETEQGDRTFEDIYLSVGDTLPLMVSLDTSNLEEVSVLGQAITTSRLAVGPASHFNSDDLASAPAVNRDIKDLLRLDPRVYIDEASYDSIQCTGANPRFNSLTVDGVRMNDNFGLNSNGYPTERMPFSYDAIEQVAVELAPFDVQYGGFSACNINAVTKSGSNEWHGSFFYDYTDDGFRGDSLEGEDFPVASFDEKRYNATLGGAIIQDKLFFFTAYEKLEGVATFDRGPTGSNSPSEVEGVSQEQLQEIVRIANDVYDYNPGGLPSSLPEEDEKLLIKLDWNISDNHRASLTYNYNDGYSIAESDDDYNELELSNHYYERGAELNSYIVQLFSDWSDIFSTEMKIGYSELDNWQLSLGGTEFGEVQVTSKDEEGLKSATVYLGSDDSRHANKLSYDNLSIKLAGRLLLGEHNLTAGYEHDSFDVFNLFIQEAQGEYRFASIEDFENGVASKIIYENAAITNNPLDAAAEFAYDIDTFYLQDEYTFAEVDLKVVAGLRYDRYSSDDRPVKNLDIKETYGFSNQHNMDGIDLLQPRLGLNWNVNDSLELHGGLGLYSGGNPNVWISNNYSNNGVLQIETTDSSGTPLFDMDWTGSGRPIYGIPQNLYDQVAIGEGRSGGVNLMDPDFEIPSVWKYAIGASYEFESGYLLSADYLYSDYKDAAIVRDISLQQVDTAVDGRPIYESANGRSGDFMLTNVKGDSGFSSVLSLGLSKSFDFGLNVALGYAYTEAEDVNPMTSSVAWSNYTKIATVDAENPGAATSNYVVPHRFTLKMDYAHEFFAGYETRFTLFGSANEGLPYSYTFGGGLFGDAGSGRSLLYIPTGSDDANVVFAEDFDTEAFFAFVDSEDLDRGQIMERNEIHSDWWTKFDLRIDQELPGWRADDRINAYFIVENLGNLINDDWGVMYEGDFPRYQAAVEADIDDQGRYVFNKFLEPSGQTRVAEPSYWSARIGVRYEF; from the coding sequence ATGAAACCTTCTATCTTCCGGCGCATGTGCTTATCCGCCGCGATTATCTCCGCGATTGGTTCAACACATATCTCTTACGCTCAGGAAACTGCCGCAGCCATTCGCGGCTCTATTACTGGTAGCGCAGGCGAAGCCATCAGCGATGCAAAAATTACTGTAGTGCACACGCCATCCAATAGTCGGCGAGTGGCCGAGGTAGGAGAATCAGGACAGTTTAATCTCAGTGGTTTGCGTGTGGGTGGCCCTTATATCGTCAAAATTGAAACCGAACAGGGGGATCGTACCTTTGAAGATATTTATCTCTCAGTAGGCGATACCCTGCCCCTGATGGTATCCCTCGACACAAGTAACCTTGAGGAAGTCAGCGTGCTTGGCCAAGCTATCACTACTTCCCGACTAGCGGTAGGCCCGGCATCTCACTTCAATAGCGATGACCTAGCCAGTGCACCCGCAGTAAACCGCGATATCAAGGACTTGCTACGTCTGGACCCACGAGTTTACATCGACGAAGCCAGTTATGACTCTATTCAATGTACTGGCGCCAACCCGCGCTTCAACAGCCTTACTGTTGACGGGGTGCGCATGAATGACAACTTTGGCTTGAATAGCAATGGCTATCCAACAGAGCGCATGCCCTTCTCATACGATGCAATCGAGCAAGTTGCTGTAGAGCTGGCTCCATTCGATGTGCAGTACGGCGGATTCAGCGCCTGTAACATCAATGCAGTGACCAAGTCCGGCAGCAATGAGTGGCATGGTTCATTCTTTTATGACTATACCGATGATGGTTTCCGTGGAGATTCTCTTGAGGGTGAAGACTTCCCTGTAGCCAGCTTTGATGAAAAGCGCTACAACGCTACCTTAGGTGGAGCCATTATCCAGGACAAACTGTTCTTCTTCACCGCTTACGAAAAGCTAGAAGGTGTCGCTACTTTTGACCGTGGACCAACAGGTAGTAACTCTCCCTCTGAGGTTGAGGGCGTATCTCAGGAGCAGCTGCAGGAAATCGTGCGCATCGCGAATGATGTGTACGATTATAACCCTGGCGGGCTCCCCTCAAGCCTGCCGGAAGAAGATGAGAAATTGCTGATCAAGCTAGACTGGAATATCAGCGATAATCATCGAGCCTCTCTTACCTATAACTACAACGATGGCTACTCTATTGCCGAATCCGACGACGACTACAATGAGCTAGAGCTATCCAATCATTATTATGAGCGCGGTGCCGAACTGAATTCTTATATTGTTCAGCTGTTTTCCGATTGGAGCGATATCTTTTCTACAGAAATGAAGATCGGTTATTCAGAGTTGGATAACTGGCAACTCTCTCTCGGTGGTACTGAATTTGGTGAAGTCCAGGTCACCAGTAAGGACGAAGAAGGCCTAAAGAGCGCAACGGTTTACTTGGGATCTGATGACTCCCGCCATGCCAATAAGCTGAGTTACGATAATTTGAGCATAAAACTCGCCGGGCGCTTATTGCTGGGTGAGCACAATCTCACCGCCGGCTATGAACATGATAGTTTCGATGTATTTAACCTGTTTATTCAGGAAGCACAGGGGGAGTACCGGTTTGCTAGTATCGAAGATTTTGAAAACGGCGTTGCCAGCAAAATTATCTATGAAAATGCTGCCATCACCAATAATCCCTTGGATGCTGCAGCAGAGTTTGCTTATGACATCGATACTTTCTACCTGCAGGATGAATACACTTTTGCCGAAGTTGATCTCAAAGTCGTAGCAGGCTTGCGCTATGACCGCTACAGCAGCGACGATAGGCCGGTGAAGAATCTGGATATCAAAGAAACGTACGGTTTCAGTAACCAGCATAATATGGATGGCATAGACCTTTTACAGCCACGTCTCGGTCTCAACTGGAATGTCAATGACAGCCTGGAGCTACACGGTGGCCTGGGCCTATATTCTGGTGGCAATCCCAACGTTTGGATTTCCAACAATTATTCCAACAACGGGGTATTGCAGATAGAAACCACCGATAGTAGTGGAACCCCGCTCTTCGATATGGACTGGACTGGCAGTGGCCGCCCCATCTATGGCATACCGCAAAATCTATATGACCAGGTTGCCATTGGAGAGGGAAGATCCGGTGGCGTCAATCTAATGGACCCGGATTTCGAAATCCCTTCAGTTTGGAAGTATGCCATCGGCGCTAGTTACGAGTTTGAATCCGGCTATTTGCTTTCTGCTGACTACCTCTATAGCGACTATAAAGATGCAGCCATTGTCCGCGATATATCCCTGCAACAAGTGGATACTGCTGTGGATGGGCGCCCAATTTATGAAAGCGCCAATGGTCGTAGCGGAGACTTTATGCTCACTAACGTAAAAGGAGATTCCGGTTTTTCCAGCGTTCTATCCCTGGGTCTAAGCAAATCCTTCGACTTTGGTCTCAATGTAGCCTTGGGCTATGCCTACACAGAAGCCGAGGATGTGAATCCAATGACCAGTTCTGTGGCTTGGTCTAACTACACCAAAATTGCAACTGTCGATGCTGAGAATCCGGGGGCCGCTACCTCCAACTATGTGGTACCCCACCGCTTCACTCTCAAAATGGACTACGCTCACGAGTTTTTTGCAGGCTATGAAACACGCTTTACCTTGTTTGGCAGTGCAAATGAAGGGCTACCCTATAGCTATACCTTTGGCGGCGGCTTATTTGGCGATGCAGGCTCCGGCCGCAGCCTACTGTACATCCCAACCGGTAGCGATGACGCAAATGTAGTATTTGCTGAAGACTTCGATACCGAAGCCTTTTTCGCTTTTGTTGATTCTGAAGATCTTGATCGCGGTCAGATTATGGAGCGAAATGAAATCCACAGTGATTGGTGGACCAAGTTCGACTTACGTATTGACCAGGAATTACCCGGTTGGCGCGCGGATGACAGGATCAACGCCTACTTTATCGTAGAAAACCTGGGGAACTTGATTAACGATGATTGGGGCGTGATGTATGAAGGAGACTTCCCGCGCTATCAGGCCGCTGTAGAGGCTGATATCGATGATCAAGGCCGCTACGTTTTCAATAAATTCTTAGAGCCATCAGGCCAGACACGGGTTGCTGAACCGTCTTATTGGAGCGCTCGTATAGGCGTTCGCTACGAATTCTAA
- a CDS encoding acetyltransferase has protein sequence MLFKDVTTKHLVEVADVVTLSNPYELTVVGRYLWGEEVQDPEVFDKTDLCFLSGEPLPRCWHDSRYREKEVRRLRCGTHAQEDGDYYQGA, from the coding sequence ATGCTTTTTAAAGATGTAACCACCAAGCACTTGGTTGAGGTGGCAGATGTTGTCACGCTCTCGAATCCCTATGAGCTCACGGTAGTTGGCCGCTATCTGTGGGGGGAAGAGGTACAAGACCCAGAAGTTTTCGATAAAACAGACTTGTGTTTTCTGTCTGGTGAGCCACTACCAAGATGTTGGCACGATAGCCGCTATCGTGAGAAGGAAGTGCGTCGTTTGCGCTGTGGAACCCACGCGCAGGAAGATGGTGACTATTATCAGGGTGCTTGA
- a CDS encoding DUF2788 domain-containing protein translates to MTFEQFEEYSLWLGIGALILFMVFIVWNLAKDSKAGRFGTFILFLALGLGLLGFIIKTVLVEVLGIG, encoded by the coding sequence ATGACTTTTGAGCAGTTTGAAGAGTATTCCCTGTGGTTGGGAATTGGCGCACTAATCTTATTTATGGTGTTTATCGTCTGGAACCTGGCCAAGGATTCTAAAGCGGGTAGGTTTGGCACCTTTATCCTGTTTCTGGCACTCGGTCTTGGACTGCTCGGCTTTATTATAAAAACAGTACTGGTTGAAGTACTTGGGATAGGCTAG
- the gspM gene encoding type II secretion system protein GspM — protein sequence MKEQIEQWKQKWQALSPSDQRALSILSLFAGVLFIVYGLYSPAKGFFDESRARAEESQELVLWMESQRPVLSRVKPNSGGGQASGTLLQRVTNAAKQNRVTIKRFEPEGENRIRLWVEEVRYQDLQPWLNQLMKEQLGVRTINLDALPEQGMVSARLTIEG from the coding sequence ATGAAAGAACAAATCGAGCAGTGGAAACAGAAGTGGCAGGCGCTGTCACCCAGTGATCAACGCGCCTTAAGCATCCTTAGTCTTTTTGCCGGGGTGCTTTTTATTGTCTATGGCCTTTACAGTCCGGCCAAAGGTTTTTTCGATGAGTCGCGCGCGCGAGCAGAGGAGTCACAGGAGCTGGTTCTGTGGATGGAGTCCCAGCGACCCGTGCTCTCCCGTGTTAAACCCAATAGTGGGGGCGGCCAAGCTTCCGGCACTTTGTTGCAGCGGGTAACCAATGCGGCCAAGCAAAACCGGGTCACGATTAAACGATTTGAGCCCGAAGGGGAAAATCGTATTCGTCTATGGGTTGAAGAGGTGCGCTATCAGGATCTTCAGCCATGGCTAAACCAGTTGATGAAAGAACAATTGGGTGTTCGCACCATCAACCTTGATGCTTTGCCGGAGCAGGGTATGGTTTCCGCTCGTCTGACTATTGAGGGCTAA
- a CDS encoding response regulator → MTLFDRPELKVQKDRRICRATDMRIAKYSRRGMVLSFCAFLIAATIGDMRLEAPRLLLILGAGLVVLTLIRGYYVFRFGHLYSSGPNRWRNHYFFVSILGSIWWGLTLFYFVYYMGFAPETHFLWIYTVIFCSSVTTVFSPYHRFLTWFTVTSLLPAALMALFSGMILGTIYGTLTLAFIWLTAHQGRRESENYWERLSAMQELQQRASSLAAARKHSEAAVELTNEFIVNIGQEFRSQLSDALGALSLLEAEPLSERQKEWVGLAKNASSQQLKLVDNVGLFTRVARKDIRMRQGPFNLVKTIEKSFKFAARAAHSQSLEFNFQIDDSLPVMVTGDNRKTAQLIRNLVDSATGIAQRGELWGEVSFTPITSVEGQLNITLKDDGRGEILPDESELFGAFSRMDTNQVTTGLGLSIAKGLAEAMGGYLQLHSNQDGNRYQVVVKFTIEPNQRTYLTPDRRLQDSEVLLIHQKGLFISGLMQMLRSFGMDVKSQRWCEGCECEVQQLLQQALERGQLIMLVPAMGDEILFESVTPFFEKTHAEDRDCPLICLGGFGQKSSFAELQRLVPSALYLGRPVTRKELHDTLVERIFGGAKRTTRRVVKGGADQPRQYSLLLVEDSRPHQWVTEEMLQALGYQVDIASNGEEALLRLSEGHYDLALVDCQQNTDHSAEIIEILRRWETEHRPDDRLPIVALTSTTEEQFEGRCLAAGMDDYLTKPLSKDLLRETLARWLGSA, encoded by the coding sequence ATGACATTATTTGATCGCCCTGAACTCAAGGTGCAGAAGGATCGGCGTATTTGCCGTGCCACCGATATGCGTATCGCCAAATATAGCCGGCGAGGCATGGTGCTCTCATTCTGTGCATTTTTGATCGCGGCCACCATCGGTGATATGCGCCTGGAAGCTCCGCGCTTATTGCTGATTCTAGGGGCCGGGTTAGTGGTTCTCACGCTGATCCGCGGTTACTACGTTTTTCGTTTTGGTCATTTGTATAGTTCGGGACCCAATCGCTGGCGTAATCATTACTTTTTTGTATCGATTCTTGGCTCTATCTGGTGGGGCCTGACTTTATTCTATTTTGTTTACTATATGGGGTTTGCCCCAGAGACCCACTTTCTGTGGATCTATACCGTCATCTTTTGCTCCAGCGTGACCACGGTATTCTCGCCTTATCACCGTTTTCTCACTTGGTTTACGGTTACTTCTCTACTGCCAGCGGCATTGATGGCTCTTTTCTCTGGCATGATCCTCGGTACTATTTACGGGACGCTCACTCTGGCCTTTATCTGGCTGACCGCTCACCAGGGGCGGCGAGAGTCGGAGAATTATTGGGAACGCCTGTCGGCTATGCAGGAGTTGCAGCAGCGTGCGAGCAGCCTGGCTGCAGCACGAAAGCACTCTGAAGCGGCCGTTGAATTGACGAATGAATTTATTGTTAATATTGGTCAGGAATTCCGCAGCCAGCTTTCTGATGCCTTGGGGGCCTTGTCTCTTTTGGAGGCAGAACCGCTCAGCGAGCGTCAAAAAGAGTGGGTGGGGCTGGCCAAAAATGCCAGCAGCCAACAGCTTAAGCTAGTGGACAATGTGGGGCTCTTTACCCGCGTTGCTCGCAAAGATATCCGTATGCGCCAGGGGCCATTTAACCTGGTCAAAACCATTGAAAAGTCCTTCAAGTTCGCTGCGCGAGCAGCCCATAGTCAGTCTTTGGAATTTAACTTTCAGATTGATGACAGCCTGCCGGTGATGGTCACTGGCGATAATCGCAAAACAGCTCAGTTGATTCGCAATCTGGTGGACTCGGCTACGGGAATTGCCCAACGGGGAGAGCTTTGGGGCGAAGTGAGTTTTACCCCGATCACCTCTGTAGAAGGGCAGTTGAATATTACTCTGAAAGATGACGGCCGCGGTGAAATCCTGCCCGATGAGAGCGAGCTGTTTGGTGCTTTTTCCAGAATGGATACCAATCAGGTAACTACAGGTTTAGGGCTGTCTATCGCCAAGGGTCTGGCGGAAGCTATGGGGGGGTATCTACAACTGCACTCCAATCAAGACGGTAACCGCTACCAGGTCGTAGTCAAATTTACTATTGAACCTAATCAGCGTACTTACTTAACCCCGGACCGCCGTTTGCAGGATAGTGAGGTTTTACTGATACACCAAAAGGGCCTGTTTATTTCCGGCTTGATGCAGATGCTGCGCTCCTTTGGTATGGACGTAAAGTCCCAGCGCTGGTGTGAAGGTTGCGAGTGTGAAGTACAGCAGCTCCTTCAGCAGGCTTTGGAGCGAGGGCAACTGATCATGTTGGTACCCGCCATGGGCGATGAGATACTCTTCGAATCAGTTACACCATTCTTTGAAAAGACTCATGCTGAGGACCGTGATTGCCCATTGATATGCCTGGGCGGCTTTGGTCAAAAGTCCTCTTTTGCGGAATTGCAAAGACTCGTACCTTCAGCTCTCTACCTGGGACGACCGGTAACCCGTAAGGAGTTGCACGATACTCTGGTGGAGAGAATCTTTGGCGGCGCCAAGCGAACTACTCGGCGTGTAGTAAAAGGTGGTGCCGACCAGCCGCGGCAATATTCCCTGCTGTTGGTGGAGGACTCCCGTCCACATCAGTGGGTAACGGAAGAGATGTTGCAGGCACTCGGTTACCAGGTAGATATCGCCAGCAATGGAGAGGAGGCCTTGCTGCGTTTATCAGAGGGGCATTACGACCTGGCCCTGGTAGATTGTCAGCAAAATACCGATCACAGTGCCGAGATAATCGAGATACTGCGCCGATGGGAAACAGAGCACAGGCCTGATGATCGATTACCAATCGTTGCTTTAACCAGTACCACAGAAGAACAATTCGAAGGGCGTTGTTTAGCGGCAGGAATGGATGATTATCTAACCAAGCCCCTGAGCAAGGATCTGTTACGGGAAACCTTGGCCCGTTGGTTGGGTAGCGCCTAG
- the gspL gene encoding type II secretion system protein GspL, which produces MFKKKSVNEIGMPAVPPKPALVLLRLSETGAGGLTLHQWENGSWCEAALDDEFLSAFNPEFEASAVPDIHPALNLPEGSKALLLLPGNWVWSGVESIPKAARRQANAIGYMVEEQLAEDVEDLHFVCAPRNGDICSIYAISKDKMEILHSQVERLGWPLAEALPEYLLLDLLDIDLSLWLDGEQAHFWQSTGQGLSIRREYLQPLLGSLLGADITSEEGADEEEGEEGKELLLLGGGEEDGLVVAELESLFADRLQVNQRPPEEVFLERYKPGKLSNLLSGDYQLASGKTESVWWLKPAKVAAFCFAAQLLFFVGAGAYYHWQAEQAEEQARAMFTEMFPNVRPSAQLRRQLNGFLKNAGNQGGAFTTHMQQLSKVWTQQRGKELQLQSLRFDGQRGEMVLQLKAQNLSDLDTFVSKLSGNGLRADLLGANELKKGVSGRVRVR; this is translated from the coding sequence ATGTTTAAAAAGAAAAGCGTAAATGAAATCGGCATGCCTGCAGTGCCACCCAAGCCAGCTTTGGTCTTGCTGCGGCTCTCTGAAACTGGCGCCGGTGGGCTCACCTTACATCAGTGGGAGAATGGCTCTTGGTGTGAAGCTGCTCTGGATGATGAATTCCTTTCAGCCTTCAATCCAGAGTTTGAGGCATCGGCTGTACCCGACATCCACCCAGCGTTGAACTTGCCAGAGGGCAGTAAGGCGCTGCTACTTCTGCCTGGTAACTGGGTTTGGAGTGGCGTTGAATCTATCCCCAAAGCAGCTAGACGTCAGGCCAACGCTATTGGTTATATGGTCGAAGAGCAGCTTGCAGAGGATGTAGAAGATCTGCATTTTGTCTGTGCGCCTCGCAATGGTGATATCTGTAGCATTTACGCGATTTCCAAAGACAAGATGGAAATTTTGCACAGTCAGGTGGAGCGACTCGGCTGGCCTTTGGCTGAGGCATTACCAGAATATTTACTATTGGATCTACTCGATATTGACCTTTCCCTTTGGTTGGATGGAGAGCAGGCTCATTTTTGGCAGTCGACAGGGCAGGGATTGTCGATCCGCCGCGAATACCTCCAGCCTCTGTTAGGCTCCCTTCTTGGCGCAGATATTACTTCTGAAGAAGGTGCTGATGAGGAGGAAGGGGAAGAGGGCAAAGAACTCCTATTACTGGGTGGCGGTGAAGAGGACGGTCTTGTTGTTGCCGAGCTGGAATCACTTTTTGCCGATCGCCTACAAGTCAATCAGCGCCCACCTGAAGAAGTTTTTCTCGAGCGTTATAAGCCCGGCAAACTTAGTAATTTGCTCAGTGGCGATTATCAACTAGCCAGCGGCAAAACTGAGTCGGTATGGTGGCTAAAGCCGGCCAAAGTAGCCGCCTTCTGTTTTGCCGCACAACTTCTGTTTTTTGTCGGTGCTGGGGCCTACTACCACTGGCAGGCCGAGCAGGCAGAAGAGCAGGCTAGAGCCATGTTCACGGAGATGTTCCCCAATGTACGTCCCTCGGCCCAGCTGCGTAGGCAGCTAAATGGCTTCTTAAAAAATGCGGGGAATCAGGGCGGCGCCTTTACCACCCATATGCAACAGCTCAGCAAAGTATGGACTCAACAGCGAGGTAAAGAGTTGCAACTTCAATCACTTCGCTTTGATGGCCAGCGCGGTGAAATGGTATTGCAGCTTAAGGCACAGAACCTCTCAGATTTGGACACTTTTGTCAGCAAGCTGTCTGGCAATGGTTTGCGTGCAGATTTACTTGGTGCCAATGAGTTGAAGAAGGGCGTATCCGGGCGGGTGCGTGTGCGCTAG